A window from Chloroflexota bacterium encodes these proteins:
- a CDS encoding histone deacetylase family protein, protein MKIVYHPRYIEVYASDPAASPGRMEAIFKELQGKCDFVEPRTASEDDLRRVHTQYHVESIKRDKHLYEIASLAVGGAIEAAEIAMEGEASFGFIRPPGHHASPDHCWGFCYFNNIAVALAKLQNENLIEQALILDFDLHFGDGTNNIFEGSKIKYFHPEAQNRETFIEEIARRFQEEEDYSILAVSAGFDRHIEDWGGLLATDDYRTIGKLVKEAAERNCKGRRFAVLEGGYNHNVLGKNVKAFVEGLG, encoded by the coding sequence ATGAAGATAGTTTACCACCCCCGATATATTGAGGTTTATGCTTCCGACCCGGCTGCCAGTCCAGGGAGAATGGAGGCGATTTTTAAGGAACTCCAAGGAAAGTGCGACTTTGTTGAACCTCGAACGGCTTCTGAGGACGATTTGAGGCGAGTCCATACTCAGTATCATGTCGAATCAATCAAAAGAGATAAACATCTTTATGAGATTGCCTCTCTGGCAGTCGGTGGAGCCATTGAAGCTGCCGAAATAGCTATGGAAGGCGAAGCCAGTTTTGGTTTTATCAGGCCACCAGGACATCATGCCAGTCCTGACCATTGCTGGGGATTCTGCTATTTCAATAACATCGCCGTAGCTTTAGCTAAGCTTCAGAACGAAAACCTGATTGAACAGGCTTTGATTCTGGATTTCGATCTGCATTTTGGAGATGGCACCAACAATATTTTTGAAGGGAGCAAGATTAAATATTTTCATCCAGAGGCCCAAAATCGGGAGACGTTCATTGAAGAAATAGCCAGAAGATTCCAGGAAGAGGAAGACTACTCTATACTGGCGGTTTCGGCTGGCTTTGATCGCCATATTGAGGATTGGGGTGGACTACTCGCTACCGACGATTACCGGACTATTGGAAAGTTGGTTAAGGAAGCTGCAGAAAGGAACTGCAAAGGCAGAAGATTTGCTGTTCTAGAAGGTGGTTATAACCATAATGTCTTGGGCAAGAATGTTAAGGCCTTTGTGGAAGGATTGGGTTGA
- a CDS encoding YihY/virulence factor BrkB family protein, with protein sequence MIKSMTSWKIVVLLRKTIQEFTTDNCPLLAAAISYNLLLSVFPFLLAIISIATFCVDAPSLQERMSQAFQYLVPVSPDFILNITSSVIKERGAVGIISIILMLLGCFGFFNSLRISLNTAWGIHKSRSIIRSQLTNFAMILGTVLLLFISRLITVILNVSETFLRTITDQPLTNLVLLHLLVVIIDIAVASLVFLIIYKFIPQRQLRWKDVWSSAVAGAFCFEIITILFILYLDKFNPYNLVFGSIGAIIAFLVWTYLAALVLLFFAKISAINLRIKSVQS encoded by the coding sequence ATGATAAAATCAATGACATCCTGGAAAATAGTTGTACTGTTAAGAAAAACAATTCAGGAGTTCACCACCGATAACTGCCCCCTGCTCGCCGCCGCCATTTCATATAACTTGCTCCTCTCCGTGTTCCCTTTTTTACTAGCAATAATATCTATAGCCACTTTTTGTGTAGATGCGCCATCGTTACAGGAACGAATGTCTCAGGCCTTCCAATATTTAGTTCCTGTATCACCTGATTTTATATTAAATATCACCAGTAGTGTGATTAAGGAGCGTGGAGCTGTAGGTATCATATCTATTATACTGATGCTTTTAGGCTGCTTTGGATTTTTCAATTCGCTGAGAATATCACTAAACACAGCTTGGGGAATTCACAAATCCAGATCGATCATACGAAGTCAGCTAACCAACTTTGCTATGATTCTCGGAACTGTCTTGCTTCTATTCATTTCTCGCTTGATAACTGTAATTCTGAATGTCAGCGAAACATTTCTGAGAACAATTACAGATCAACCACTCACAAATTTAGTTCTGTTGCATCTTTTAGTCGTCATCATTGACATCGCTGTTGCTTCTTTGGTTTTTCTTATCATTTATAAATTCATACCCCAACGCCAACTCAGATGGAAAGATGTCTGGAGCAGTGCTGTGGCAGGCGCATTTTGCTTTGAGATAATAACAATTCTATTTATTTTATACTTAGATAAATTTAACCCTTATAATCTAGTATTCGGTTCTATCGGAGCCATCATAGCCTTCCTGGTATGGACATACCTTGCGGCGCTCGTACTTCTCTTTTTTGCTAAAATCTCAGCGATTAATCTGAGGATTAAAAGCGTGCAGTCATAG
- a CDS encoding acyl-CoA dehydrogenase has translation MIDFELTPEQKEAVEAAHKVAEELLRPISRYYDEHEHESPQELIDKLWEKRREGSLLGGLDMTAALRTEEVCWGDAGLYLCVPSPGLGGAAIFATGTPEQLQRFLGNYNEGGPKWGAMAMTETGCGSDTSAITATAVRDGDEWVLNGEKIFVTCGKRAMEDSEGLVVVWATVDKSAGRAGMKSFVVQAGTPGARVEKMEKKLGIRASDTVTIVFDNCRIPYENILGSPEVRKIDKAGTAGFKRAMATFDATRPMIAAQALGVGRAALDFVKETLEKEGIEIRYGLPRNKLSALERDVMEMEANYKAAKLLTLRAFSLMSQMLPNSLEASMAKAKAGLAVTKITQKAVEIMGPLGYSRKCLLEKWMRDAKINDIFEGTGQINMLVVARRVLDYSREQLK, from the coding sequence ATGATAGATTTCGAACTCACACCGGAACAAAAAGAAGCAGTGGAGGCAGCTCATAAGGTTGCGGAAGAGCTATTGCGGCCTATAAGTCGATATTATGACGAACATGAACACGAGAGCCCGCAGGAACTCATCGATAAGTTGTGGGAGAAAAGGCGGGAAGGCAGCTTGCTTGGCGGGCTGGACATGACTGCGGCGTTAAGGACTGAGGAGGTCTGCTGGGGTGACGCCGGCCTTTATTTGTGTGTTCCGAGCCCGGGATTGGGTGGTGCGGCTATTTTCGCAACGGGGACACCAGAGCAACTGCAGCGTTTTCTGGGTAACTATAACGAGGGTGGACCAAAATGGGGTGCTATGGCGATGACGGAGACCGGTTGCGGCTCGGACACCTCTGCCATTACTGCTACTGCAGTACGCGATGGCGATGAGTGGGTGCTCAACGGTGAGAAGATATTTGTAACCTGTGGGAAAAGAGCTATGGAGGACTCTGAAGGCCTGGTGGTGGTCTGGGCTACTGTGGACAAGTCAGCGGGACGTGCTGGCATGAAGTCATTTGTGGTGCAGGCTGGAACTCCGGGAGCAAGGGTGGAGAAGATGGAGAAAAAGCTGGGAATCAGGGCCAGCGATACTGTAACCATCGTTTTCGATAATTGCCGCATACCTTATGAAAATATACTGGGCAGTCCTGAAGTCAGGAAGATAGACAAGGCCGGGACTGCCGGCTTCAAAAGAGCCATGGCTACCTTCGATGCCACGAGACCCATGATCGCTGCTCAGGCTTTAGGTGTTGGCCGTGCCGCCTTGGATTTCGTCAAGGAAACACTGGAAAAGGAAGGTATCGAGATACGTTATGGCTTACCGCGTAACAAGCTCAGTGCTCTAGAACGGGATGTCATGGAAATGGAAGCCAATTACAAGGCAGCCAAGCTGCTGACATTACGTGCGTTTTCGCTAATGAGCCAGATGCTGCCAAATAGCCTTGAAGCATCGATGGCTAAGGCGAAAGCCGGGCTGGCTGTTACCAAGATTACCCAGAAGGCGGTTGAAATCATGGGGCCGCTGGGCTATTCCAGAAAATGCCTGCTGGAAAAATGGATGCGTGATGCCAAGATAAACGATATCTTCGAGGGTACCGGCCAGATTAACATGCTCGTAGTGGCACGACGAGTCCTCGACTATTCCAGGGAGCAACTTAAATAG
- a CDS encoding acyl-CoA dehydrogenase — translation MISFTPSEEQQMIVTMVKQFANDEMRKVYRECDENSEIPARIIDTAWKLGLVSTSIPEEYGGLGGEHSAITGSLIAEELAWGDLSMAMHILCPSLAVYPILEMGTEEQKKKYLSTFCSEKCKAATAALIEPRFGFDPYSLSTTASLKDGSYVLNGQKCYVPLAADADMLLVYAAGKGNSQAFIVEKGTKGLEIGEREKNMGIKALATYELSLKNCSVPKENRLGGDKGCDFSRIISCSRVALSAMAVGVARAAFEYSRDYAKERVAFGEPIASRQAIAFMLAEMAIEIDAARLMTWEAGWKLDRKEESTKDASLAKTYADDMVLMVTDRAVQILGGHGYIREHPVELWLRNGRGFATFDGMAIV, via the coding sequence ATGATTTCGTTTACTCCGAGTGAAGAACAGCAAATGATTGTGACCATGGTGAAGCAGTTTGCCAACGATGAGATGCGGAAAGTCTACAGGGAGTGCGATGAAAACAGCGAAATTCCTGCCCGTATCATCGACACTGCCTGGAAATTAGGGCTGGTTTCTACAAGCATACCCGAGGAGTATGGAGGTCTTGGTGGAGAGCACTCGGCTATAACAGGTTCACTGATTGCCGAGGAATTGGCCTGGGGCGACCTGTCTATGGCCATGCATATCCTGTGCCCTTCTCTGGCAGTTTATCCTATTCTCGAGATGGGCACTGAGGAGCAGAAGAAAAAGTATCTATCTACTTTTTGCAGTGAGAAGTGCAAAGCAGCCACTGCTGCTCTAATCGAGCCTCGATTCGGCTTCGACCCTTACTCTCTTTCAACCACTGCGAGTCTAAAGGACGGAAGCTATGTGCTTAATGGGCAGAAGTGCTATGTCCCACTAGCCGCAGATGCCGACATGTTACTGGTCTATGCCGCAGGGAAAGGCAATAGTCAAGCTTTCATCGTCGAGAAGGGTACCAAGGGGCTGGAGATTGGCGAGCGCGAAAAGAACATGGGCATTAAAGCCTTAGCCACATACGAACTGAGTCTGAAGAATTGCAGCGTACCCAAAGAGAATCGGCTTGGGGGTGACAAGGGATGTGATTTCTCGCGTATTATAAGCTGCTCACGGGTGGCTCTATCAGCGATGGCTGTTGGGGTAGCCAGAGCTGCCTTTGAGTACTCGAGAGATTATGCCAAAGAGCGTGTTGCCTTCGGCGAGCCGATTGCGTCTAGACAGGCAATCGCTTTCATGCTGGCAGAGATGGCCATTGAAATAGATGCTGCCAGATTAATGACCTGGGAGGCTGGTTGGAAGCTGGATAGAAAAGAAGAGTCGACAAAAGACGCTTCTCTAGCTAAGACGTATGCTGATGACATGGTGTTAATGGTGACCGACCGCGCCGTGCAGATATTGGGTGGGCATGGTTATATCCGTGAGCACCCGGTGGAGCTATGGCTCAGGAACGGTCGGGGATTTGCCACTTTTGATGGCATGGCTATCGTATAG
- a CDS encoding pyruvate dehydrogenase, translated as MKTMGFADAIDDALAQAMASDSRVVVFGEDVHGLRTGLFVRFGEKRIRPAPISEAAFVGAAVGAAMAGLQPVVEVMMVDFIGVAVDALLNHAAKVDAFSGGKWKVPMVVRAPCGGGYGDGGQHEQSLWGWLAHVPGLTVVVPSNPADAGGLMLSAIEHEGPVVYLEHKLLASNMLDFLGSGGRKTVQYDVPAEGTCGPVPDKWMPLPLGKAAMRREGNDVTMVSIAVGVHRCLEASAILKRRRISAGVLDLRTVSPLDKETLCQAVSRSGRLLVVDEDYKDFGLSGELAAVVLEAGIPVRYGRVCTEETIPYCRELEDQVLPGTKRIVDAALKLMER; from the coding sequence ATGAAGACGATGGGCTTTGCCGATGCCATAGATGATGCCTTAGCCCAAGCTATGGCGAGTGATTCCAGAGTAGTGGTCTTTGGGGAGGATGTTCATGGGCTGAGGACTGGACTCTTTGTGCGTTTTGGTGAAAAGAGAATTCGTCCTGCTCCTATCAGTGAGGCTGCATTTGTCGGGGCTGCAGTGGGAGCTGCCATGGCGGGTCTGCAGCCGGTGGTGGAGGTGATGATGGTGGACTTCATTGGGGTGGCTGTGGATGCATTGCTTAACCATGCTGCCAAGGTGGATGCATTTTCTGGGGGTAAATGGAAGGTTCCCATGGTTGTTAGGGCTCCGTGCGGTGGGGGCTATGGTGATGGGGGACAACATGAGCAATCATTGTGGGGCTGGCTGGCACATGTTCCGGGACTGACTGTGGTGGTACCATCGAATCCTGCAGATGCCGGTGGATTGATGTTATCAGCTATTGAACATGAAGGGCCGGTGGTCTATCTGGAGCACAAGCTTCTTGCCAGCAATATGCTGGACTTCTTAGGGTCGGGTGGGCGTAAAACTGTGCAGTATGACGTGCCAGCGGAAGGTACATGTGGTCCTGTTCCTGACAAATGGATGCCTTTGCCCCTGGGGAAGGCAGCTATGCGGCGTGAAGGCAATGACGTTACGATGGTGAGCATTGCCGTTGGAGTCCACCGTTGTCTGGAGGCATCAGCGATACTCAAAAGGAGACGTATCTCAGCCGGTGTGCTGGACTTAAGAACTGTTTCGCCGTTAGACAAGGAGACGCTGTGTCAGGCTGTCTCCAGAAGTGGACGTTTGCTGGTTGTGGATGAGGACTATAAGGATTTCGGTCTCTCAGGAGAGCTTGCCGCAGTGGTGTTGGAGGCGGGAATTCCGGTGCGGTATGGCCGAGTCTGCACTGAAGAGACCATACCCTATTGTCGGGAGCTTGAAGACCAGGTTCTTCCTGGCACGAAGCGTATCGTGGATGCAGCGCTTAAGCTGATGGAGCGGTAA
- a CDS encoding thiamine pyrophosphate-dependent dehydrogenase E1 component subunit alpha, producing MGPDLWALYRHMLRSRRFEEAVADLWEKGKISGEMHLGIGEEAIAAGVVAHLQDGDAMALDHRGTPPLVVRGVDLVLLLKEFLGSSDGLCGGMGGHMHLFSLEYLAASSGIVGSAGPVAAGFALAAQHLRPGNIAVAFFGDGAMNQGMLLESFNLAVAWKLPVLFVCKDNEWAITTRSRYVTGGNLLDRVKGFGMPALEVDGTDVEAVWNAAREGVDRARKNNSPAFLLAHCIRPEGHFLGYTPLRKSLESMMGMVKPLMRSLPVRQGASPGERIASLGTITSLIGQTVTEKYSKHRDPIYRARQRLKGEKSRLDEIEKEIAKEIKQAVDVALS from the coding sequence ATGGGGCCTGATTTGTGGGCACTTTACCGACACATGCTGCGGAGCCGACGGTTTGAGGAGGCGGTGGCAGATTTGTGGGAGAAGGGAAAAATCTCCGGTGAGATGCACCTGGGTATTGGAGAAGAAGCTATCGCCGCAGGTGTTGTAGCGCACCTGCAGGATGGGGATGCAATGGCCCTTGACCACCGTGGTACGCCGCCGCTGGTTGTACGTGGAGTGGACCTGGTACTCCTGCTGAAGGAGTTTTTGGGTAGTAGTGACGGTCTCTGTGGTGGTATGGGTGGACACATGCATCTCTTTTCTCTCGAGTACCTTGCGGCATCTTCAGGTATCGTAGGTTCAGCCGGCCCAGTAGCTGCTGGTTTTGCCTTAGCTGCTCAGCATCTCCGTCCAGGGAATATAGCTGTGGCTTTTTTCGGAGACGGAGCTATGAATCAGGGTATGCTTTTGGAATCCTTTAACCTTGCCGTCGCCTGGAAGCTGCCTGTGCTCTTTGTCTGCAAGGACAATGAATGGGCGATCACCACCCGTTCTAGGTATGTCACAGGTGGAAATTTGCTTGACCGTGTCAAGGGATTCGGAATGCCAGCGCTTGAGGTGGATGGGACAGATGTGGAGGCGGTATGGAATGCTGCAAGAGAGGGAGTTGACAGGGCACGTAAAAATAACAGCCCCGCCTTTCTGTTGGCTCACTGCATCAGGCCTGAGGGACACTTCCTGGGTTACACGCCGTTACGGAAATCTCTAGAGTCGATGATGGGAATGGTCAAGCCGCTAATGCGCTCCTTACCGGTGAGGCAAGGGGCATCGCCGGGTGAGCGTATTGCCAGCCTTGGCACGATAACGTCTCTGATTGGTCAAACTGTGACTGAGAAGTACAGTAAGCACCGTGACCCTATTTACCGTGCTAGGCAGAGGTTGAAAGGAGAGAAATCTCGCCTAGATGAAATCGAGAAAGAGATAGCGAAGGAAATCAAGCAGGCGGTGGATGTTGCATTGTCATAG
- a CDS encoding MBL fold metallo-hydrolase translates to MQIKLTFLGAAQSVTGSCYLVEASNVRFLVDCGLYQEREFRGRNWEPFPIPPETLDCVLLTHAHLDHSGLLPKLVREGFHGPIYCLAATTEIAEIMLLDSANLQEEDAEFKKKRHQKTRRQGQYPEVPLYTVDDAKASFPLFSPVEYRKTVSIGKGIEATFYDAGHVLGSSMIRVRIQQNGEERTILFSGDIGRWGKPILRDPTLFEEAAYVLVESTYGDRSLEPSEDAANKLADVINATVKSRGNIVIPSFALERSQEILYCLNKFLLEDRIPHLMVFIDSPMAVSITGVFEHHPELFDKEMVKLMRQKRSPFDFRGLNVIRTAEESKAINRIKGTVIIIAGSGMCTGGRIKHHLVTNISRKESTILFVGYQAVGTLGREIVGGAEKVRILGQHYPVKARVVQINGFSAHADRDELLKWLSSLRKPPRRLFVTHGESSVSQHFASLIKDKIGWEVAVPKYQEEFLLD, encoded by the coding sequence ATGCAAATTAAGCTAACTTTTCTGGGCGCGGCTCAGAGCGTCACCGGCTCATGCTACCTCGTTGAGGCCAGCAACGTCAGATTCCTGGTAGATTGCGGGCTTTACCAGGAGAGGGAGTTCAGAGGACGGAACTGGGAACCGTTTCCTATTCCGCCCGAAACTCTGGATTGCGTCCTTCTAACCCACGCCCACCTCGACCATAGCGGCCTTCTGCCCAAGCTAGTCCGTGAAGGTTTCCATGGTCCGATTTACTGTCTTGCTGCCACCACTGAAATCGCAGAAATCATGCTCCTCGATTCAGCAAACCTCCAGGAAGAAGATGCAGAATTTAAGAAAAAGAGACACCAAAAAACAAGGAGACAAGGCCAATATCCGGAGGTTCCACTGTACACGGTAGATGACGCCAAAGCTTCTTTCCCACTTTTCTCGCCTGTAGAATATAGAAAAACCGTCAGTATAGGCAAAGGTATTGAAGCCACCTTTTATGATGCAGGTCATGTCCTTGGCTCATCCATGATAAGGGTCAGGATACAGCAAAACGGGGAGGAGAGGACGATTCTCTTCTCTGGAGACATTGGCCGTTGGGGTAAACCGATACTCCGTGACCCCACACTGTTCGAAGAAGCAGCCTACGTACTCGTGGAGTCCACATATGGTGATAGGTCACTTGAGCCTTCAGAAGACGCCGCCAACAAGCTAGCCGATGTCATAAACGCAACCGTGAAATCCAGAGGAAACATAGTCATCCCCAGCTTCGCTCTGGAGAGGTCACAGGAGATATTGTACTGTCTCAACAAGTTCCTACTTGAAGACCGCATACCGCACCTCATGGTTTTCATCGACAGCCCTATGGCAGTAAGCATTACCGGAGTGTTTGAACATCATCCTGAACTGTTCGATAAGGAAATGGTCAAGCTTATGCGCCAGAAAAGGTCGCCCTTTGATTTCCGTGGCTTAAATGTGATAAGAACGGCTGAGGAGTCAAAGGCGATAAATCGAATAAAGGGTACCGTTATTATCATCGCCGGCTCCGGGATGTGTACCGGCGGCAGGATAAAACACCATCTGGTAACCAATATCTCCAGGAAAGAGAGTACAATACTTTTTGTCGGCTATCAGGCAGTAGGAACTTTAGGCAGGGAGATAGTTGGCGGTGCTGAAAAAGTCAGGATACTGGGGCAGCACTATCCAGTTAAAGCCAGAGTGGTACAGATAAACGGCTTTTCGGCACATGCCGACAGGGATGAACTTCTCAAATGGCTCTCAAGCCTTCGCAAACCACCCAGGCGCCTCTTTGTAACCCATGGCGAATCGAGCGTATCGCAGCATTTCGCTAGCCTTATCAAAGATAAAATAGGATGGGAGGTAGCTGTCCCAAAATATCAGGAGGAGTTTCTGCTCGATTAG
- a CDS encoding TIGR00730 family Rossman fold protein, translated as MAQEYEINELAKEDSWRMFRIIGELVEGFDELAGVEPAVTIYGSARLKSDDELFAKTEEIARRLGELGFSIISGGGPGVMEAANKGALEAGVASIGLNIELPEEQACNPYTTKSITFHHFFVRKVMLVKYATAFIMMPGGLGTLDELTEVLTLMQTHKIKPFPVILFDSKYWKGFLDWLRRQTLTKGFVSEGDFDLLRVCDTPDEVVDTVQQWYVKQKIVGRRAVAQTGLE; from the coding sequence ATGGCGCAAGAATATGAGATAAACGAATTAGCTAAAGAAGATTCCTGGCGGATGTTTCGGATAATCGGGGAGCTGGTGGAAGGGTTTGATGAGCTTGCAGGCGTAGAACCGGCGGTGACTATATATGGTTCGGCTCGACTGAAGTCAGATGACGAGCTTTTTGCGAAGACCGAAGAGATAGCCCGTCGGCTGGGTGAGCTGGGTTTTTCAATTATAAGTGGTGGTGGACCCGGTGTTATGGAAGCAGCCAACAAGGGTGCTCTCGAAGCTGGAGTGGCCTCAATTGGACTAAACATCGAGCTGCCGGAGGAGCAGGCTTGTAATCCTTACACCACCAAATCGATAACGTTTCACCATTTTTTTGTTCGCAAGGTCATGCTGGTGAAGTATGCTACCGCTTTTATCATGATGCCTGGTGGGCTGGGGACGCTTGACGAATTAACCGAGGTGCTGACATTGATGCAGACCCACAAGATAAAACCTTTCCCCGTGATTTTGTTTGATAGTAAATACTGGAAGGGGTTTCTAGACTGGCTGCGACGTCAAACCTTAACTAAGGGCTTTGTCTCTGAAGGGGACTTTGATTTACTCAGAGTTTGCGACACGCCTGATGAAGTGGTTGACACAGTTCAGCAATGGTATGTAAAGCAAAAAATCGTTGGTAGAAGAGCTGTAGCTCAGACGGGCTTGGAATAA
- a CDS encoding LemA family protein, with product MIAVWIVIGIVVILIIAFIAIYNGLVRSHNQVKNAWAQIDVQLKRRHDLIPNLVETVKGYMKHERQTMEAVTKARTLAQQVASAGPGERAKAEGELSSALNRLLAVAERYPDLKASQNFLALQEELASTENKISFSRQFYNDSVLNYNNQTQMFPSNIIAGMAGFKPGEFFEVTVAAEKEAPKVSFT from the coding sequence ATGATAGCAGTCTGGATTGTCATCGGCATCGTAGTTATCCTTATCATCGCCTTCATCGCCATCTACAATGGCCTGGTCAGGTCGCACAACCAGGTAAAAAATGCCTGGGCGCAGATTGATGTCCAGCTAAAGAGACGGCATGACCTGATTCCAAACCTTGTAGAAACGGTAAAAGGCTACATGAAACATGAACGACAGACAATGGAGGCAGTAACTAAAGCCCGCACCCTTGCCCAGCAGGTAGCTTCCGCCGGGCCGGGCGAGCGAGCTAAGGCTGAGGGTGAGCTAAGCTCAGCCTTGAATCGGCTGCTGGCTGTAGCTGAAAGATACCCCGACCTCAAAGCCAGCCAGAACTTCCTGGCTCTCCAGGAAGAGCTCGCCTCAACCGAAAACAAGATAAGCTTCTCCCGTCAGTTCTACAATGATTCGGTGTTAAACTATAACAATCAGACGCAGATGTTCCCGTCTAACATCATAGCCGGCATGGCTGGCTTTAAGCCAGGCGAGTTCTTCGAGGTCACCGTAGCTGCGGAAAAAGAGGCGCCAAAAGTCAGCTTTACTTAA
- a CDS encoding M48 family metallopeptidase, which yields MWEQIRSNQTRSAILVVWMGVLLLLLGYFLGVYFFDSGTGGLIFALILWIIMSLVAYFQGDSILLAMSGAKKISHDDHPRLFNIAEEMKIASGLETMPAIYIVDDPALNAFATGRDPKKASVTVTSGLLQKLNRDELQGVVGHEMSHIKNRDVLLMAMCSVLLGTIVILAWYASRFMLFGGMGRTRRSFSSGGGSGQIIIIIVAIAFMILAPIMAQLIYFAISRKREYLADASSALYTRYPEGLASALEKIATSTDQLKSANQATAPMYIVNPFRKRGMSAENLTSTHPPISERIRILRSMAGASFADYAAAYRQVRDTSQVLIPAAAVTAAGTVALRAARPEAPKKLETVQRARETSNLMWNLNKYNTITCACGTKLRLPPNFKLPEIRCPHCGRINPV from the coding sequence ATGTGGGAACAAATCAGGTCTAACCAGACCAGGTCAGCAATACTTGTAGTTTGGATGGGAGTATTGCTGCTCCTGCTCGGCTATTTCCTGGGCGTGTACTTCTTCGATAGCGGCACAGGCGGCTTAATCTTCGCCCTGATACTATGGATAATCATGAGTCTGGTCGCCTATTTCCAGGGAGACAGCATCCTGCTTGCCATGTCGGGAGCCAAGAAAATCAGCCACGATGACCATCCCCGCCTATTTAACATAGCTGAGGAAATGAAGATTGCCTCCGGTCTGGAAACAATGCCCGCCATATATATTGTTGACGACCCGGCGCTGAACGCCTTCGCCACCGGGCGAGACCCCAAAAAGGCATCTGTGACCGTCACCTCCGGACTGCTGCAGAAGCTCAACCGAGATGAGCTACAGGGAGTCGTTGGGCACGAGATGTCTCACATCAAAAACCGAGATGTGCTATTGATGGCAATGTGCAGCGTGCTTCTCGGCACTATCGTCATCCTGGCCTGGTACGCATCACGATTCATGCTTTTCGGCGGCATGGGCAGAACCAGAAGAAGCTTCTCTTCAGGCGGTGGCTCGGGCCAGATTATCATCATCATTGTTGCCATTGCCTTTATGATACTGGCTCCAATCATGGCTCAACTCATTTACTTCGCCATCTCCAGAAAAAGAGAATACCTAGCAGACGCCTCCTCAGCTCTATACACCAGATACCCTGAAGGATTGGCCTCGGCTCTAGAGAAGATAGCCACCTCCACCGACCAGCTAAAATCAGCCAATCAAGCCACAGCACCAATGTATATTGTCAATCCCTTCCGCAAGCGAGGTATGTCTGCCGAGAATCTCACCAGTACCCATCCACCAATATCCGAGCGAATACGCATATTACGTTCCATGGCTGGTGCCTCTTTTGCTGACTATGCTGCTGCTTATAGACAGGTTCGCGATACCAGCCAAGTATTAATACCCGCTGCTGCGGTAACAGCCGCCGGAACTGTGGCTCTGCGAGCCGCACGACCGGAGGCACCCAAAAAACTCGAAACTGTCCAGCGGGCTCGAGAGACCTCGAACTTAATGTGGAACCTCAACAAATACAACACCATAACCTGTGCTTGCGGCACCAAGCTGCGGCTGCCTCCCAACTTCAAATTACCTGAAATCAGATGCCCACACTGCGGCAGAATCAACCCGGTTTGA
- a CDS encoding enoyl-CoA hydratase/isomerase family protein — protein MKFKDLVYVEKDKIAWITLNRPKSFNALSMNLSDELVAAIEMIRKSTALKFLVIKGAGDNFCVGDDITEMAQWGNANDVMRRVRYYQNMANQLEELDKITISAVDGYAVGGGLEITMACDFVIATERARWGMPEVDVGITPGWGGTTRLARLIGRRMVKEINMLGALHHARRAVELGLWNRVVPNDQLDAEVDKLLELLRTKHQQGLRQLKFIINRGVECDLYTAQGFEALSGALIGAISSWGEIEDADRGAGVQAFTQKNELWNKRRSLATNFWVD, from the coding sequence ATGAAATTCAAAGACTTAGTCTACGTTGAAAAAGATAAAATTGCCTGGATTACGCTGAACCGTCCCAAATCCTTCAATGCCTTAAGCATGAACCTTTCCGATGAGCTGGTAGCTGCCATAGAAATGATACGCAAATCCACTGCGCTTAAATTCCTGGTGATAAAAGGCGCCGGCGACAACTTCTGCGTTGGGGATGACATCACAGAGATGGCCCAGTGGGGCAATGCCAATGACGTCATGCGCCGTGTCCGATACTACCAGAACATGGCCAATCAGCTTGAAGAACTGGACAAAATAACCATCTCCGCCGTAGATGGCTATGCCGTAGGTGGTGGCCTGGAAATCACCATGGCCTGCGATTTCGTCATCGCCACGGAACGCGCCAGATGGGGAATGCCTGAGGTGGATGTGGGGATTACACCGGGGTGGGGTGGAACAACACGCCTGGCTCGCCTCATCGGTCGGCGCATGGTCAAAGAGATTAACATGCTCGGTGCTCTCCATCATGCCCGCAGGGCCGTGGAGTTAGGGCTTTGGAACCGGGTTGTACCCAACGACCAGCTCGATGCCGAGGTGGACAAATTGCTTGAATTATTGCGCACCAAGCACCAGCAGGGACTGCGACAGTTGAAGTTCATAATCAACCGTGGCGTGGAATGCGACCTTTATACGGCACAGGGCTTCGAAGCGCTTTCTGGCGCGCTAATCGGAGCTATTAGTAGTTGGGGAGAAATAGAGGATGCGGACAGAGGTGCTGGGGTACAGGCTTTCACCCAAAAAAACGAACTCTGGAATAAACGTCGCAGCCTAGCCACAAACTTCTGGGTGGATTAG